A portion of the Micromonospora vinacea genome contains these proteins:
- a CDS encoding alpha/beta fold hydrolase: MSHSRSRPALFRTSGWPWALRRLSAHATARASPDDGLSRAGGHGRFEPVAGGARYDLDTYADHLDAVIADFSDAPVLVLGHGHGGFVAQNHALRRPDRTAGLILYATAPVVDQHTRAAAREKLRQYALAHGDRTDAEAMVAAYDRPTGQWVHETTARLWQILPAYFADYWRRTEFAHLLGALPCWPRPATDFDLRCALPSITAPTMVVAGVHDFEFGPEPAEMLRSAIPGAVLAEFSDSGHFPHLEEAERFSHMVLEFALRVSDGVPGRPRRASEMASTERQDARWW, from the coding sequence ATGTCACATTCGCGGTCGAGGCCCGCTCTGTTTCGTACATCCGGGTGGCCCTGGGCTCTCCGGAGACTATCTGCGCATGCCACTGCTCGAGCGTCGCCTGACGATGGTCTATCTCGAGCCGGTGGGCACGGGCGGTTCGAGCCGGTTGCCGGCGGGGCGAGGTACGACCTCGACACCTACGCAGATCATCTCGACGCGGTGATCGCCGACTTCTCCGACGCTCCGGTGCTCGTCCTTGGGCACGGGCACGGTGGATTCGTCGCGCAGAATCATGCATTGCGCCGCCCGGACCGGACGGCCGGCCTGATCCTGTACGCGACCGCACCGGTGGTCGACCAACACACCCGGGCGGCGGCGCGGGAGAAGCTACGGCAGTACGCTCTGGCCCACGGGGACCGCACCGATGCCGAGGCGATGGTCGCCGCGTATGACCGTCCCACCGGTCAGTGGGTGCACGAGACCACCGCACGGCTCTGGCAGATCCTCCCCGCCTACTTCGCCGACTACTGGCGGCGGACGGAGTTCGCCCATCTCCTCGGTGCACTACCGTGCTGGCCGCGGCCGGCCACCGACTTCGACCTCCGCTGCGCGCTGCCCTCGATCACCGCACCGACGATGGTCGTAGCGGGGGTACACGACTTCGAATTCGGCCCGGAGCCGGCCGAGATGCTGCGGTCGGCCATTCCCGGGGCGGTCCTGGCCGAGTTCTCCGACAGCGGGCACTTCCCGCACCTGGAAGAGGCAGAGCGCTTCAGCCACATGGTGCTGGAGTTCGCCCTGCGGGTCTCCGACGGCGTCCCCGGTCGGCCTCGTCGCGCGAGCGAGATGGCCTCGACCGAGAGACAGGATGCGCGTTGGTGGTGA
- a CDS encoding AfsR/SARP family transcriptional regulator — protein MSGLWGAVTGGSREPETRRGGEIHAGTGGRGSSDSPRRGWCVGARDECMTPADHRPFNSSTRSASPAVGHARDGEAGPLRLQIMGPLRVWRGATELDAGPRQQRCLLALLLARVGHPISTTDLIALIWGPDSPPSAVNVIHKYIGVLRRLLEPNLPPRASGSYLLRSGNGYRFTAGPEMLDLVAFRWHVAQAKASVGKDRLDEALDHYTEALQLCRGFAGDSLADSNRAAATFARIVGEFFDAVVDAARVAVQVRQPSRVLAPLRLAAEMDALHELVHASLVTTLAAAGQQAEALAVYRRIRERLVGDLGIDPGRALQDAHRQVLTQTALPQAEPVDSVGPAVRSDGVPVVPLVRPAQLPPDLSQFVGRSTELALLGDLVAGMRDDGRTSPLVVAIDGMGGVGKSTLAAHFARLVADEFTDGQLYLDLQGEQDDDEAVRAGDALHSVLYALGVPASQVPDTFDARVGTYRSLTAGKRILLLVDNVQDPAQVRPLLPNSAESLVLITSRRPLLGLAALDGAYLLRLDVPDLRSARELLVHRLTRWTKRRIGQSDAVIVDEIIELCGRLPLALAILAARLTARPTLSLESVLADLRDGAHRLEAFPHGAGAHDPRTAFSWSYRQLSPGAARLFRLLAVALSPGITAQACISLSGQDSATTHAELEELTEAALVTEHDDGRFTSHVLVKAYAQECLHDVEPPEERRDAVSRLLQYYLHSSFNAQVLLAPHRIPIEPSPALPGVVPEQPATYEEALAWFAAQREVLKEAVRLAETLGYGIVPWQLAITMQQYLQWAGYFQDWEDVMRSALHAAQESGDEVGEAHTLRSLAGARWSFGANQDALDLLAAALRIFEQRAMPLEQAMAHANLQWVYEALGRHEQALVHGEKAVARYREIGYRRPVTLSLLSMGRSLARLGRLEESAHMLERALELHEQIRSELKAGWDATLTAVEGETRMAIASNLAQTGRVREAVEQLELSANTSRLVRHRANEFEALHQLAELLMSVGDIAEAVEVFTRAGLVLDSFPDGGPERLRDRFAQLAQKMPADQEGNGDAQHR, from the coding sequence GTGTCAGGGCTCTGGGGTGCGGTGACAGGGGGTTCCCGCGAACCAGAAACGCGACGCGGGGGGGAAATTCATGCAGGAACCGGGGGGCGAGGGTCGTCTGACTCGCCAAGGCGCGGCTGGTGCGTCGGCGCTAGGGACGAGTGCATGACCCCAGCTGATCACCGTCCGTTCAACAGCAGCACACGGTCGGCGAGCCCAGCGGTCGGTCACGCCCGCGACGGCGAAGCCGGCCCGCTCCGCCTGCAGATCATGGGCCCGTTACGGGTCTGGCGGGGCGCCACCGAACTCGACGCCGGCCCACGGCAGCAACGCTGCCTGCTCGCGCTCCTGCTGGCTCGCGTGGGCCACCCGATCAGCACGACTGATCTGATCGCGCTGATCTGGGGGCCGGACTCACCGCCCAGCGCGGTCAACGTGATCCACAAGTACATCGGTGTGTTGCGTCGTCTTCTCGAGCCCAACCTGCCGCCGAGAGCCTCCGGGTCGTACCTGTTGCGCAGCGGCAACGGGTACCGCTTCACCGCGGGCCCGGAGATGCTCGACCTGGTCGCGTTTCGCTGGCACGTCGCCCAGGCAAAGGCGAGCGTGGGCAAGGATCGCCTTGACGAGGCGCTGGACCACTACACCGAGGCATTGCAGCTCTGCCGTGGCTTCGCGGGAGACTCCCTGGCGGACAGCAATCGGGCTGCGGCGACCTTCGCGCGCATCGTGGGCGAGTTCTTCGACGCGGTGGTCGACGCAGCCAGGGTCGCCGTTCAGGTGCGCCAGCCGTCGCGGGTTCTGGCACCACTGCGGCTCGCGGCCGAGATGGACGCGTTACACGAACTCGTTCACGCGAGCCTGGTGACGACACTCGCCGCAGCCGGCCAGCAGGCCGAGGCGTTGGCGGTGTACCGGAGGATTCGGGAGCGCCTCGTCGGGGACCTGGGCATAGACCCGGGACGCGCTCTCCAGGACGCTCACCGCCAGGTGTTGACCCAGACCGCGCTGCCACAGGCCGAGCCGGTGGACTCCGTCGGACCCGCTGTCCGGTCCGACGGCGTGCCCGTCGTGCCACTGGTCCGCCCGGCGCAGCTGCCTCCGGACCTGTCGCAGTTCGTCGGACGCTCGACCGAACTCGCCCTCCTGGGCGACCTGGTGGCCGGCATGCGCGACGACGGGAGAACCAGCCCGTTGGTGGTGGCGATAGACGGCATGGGCGGCGTGGGTAAGTCGACCCTGGCCGCTCACTTTGCACGTCTCGTCGCCGACGAGTTCACCGACGGTCAGCTCTACCTCGACCTCCAGGGCGAGCAGGACGACGACGAGGCTGTCCGCGCCGGCGACGCCCTGCACTCCGTCCTGTACGCACTCGGTGTTCCCGCGTCACAGGTACCCGACACGTTCGACGCGCGCGTCGGAACCTACCGCAGTTTGACGGCGGGGAAACGCATTCTGCTGCTGGTGGACAACGTGCAGGATCCCGCGCAGGTTCGTCCGCTGCTGCCGAACTCAGCCGAGAGCCTGGTGCTGATCACCAGCCGCCGTCCGCTGCTCGGACTCGCCGCCCTCGACGGTGCCTATCTGCTGCGCCTCGACGTACCAGACCTCCGGTCGGCTCGGGAACTGCTGGTGCACCGGCTTACACGCTGGACGAAACGCAGGATCGGTCAGTCGGACGCCGTGATCGTGGACGAGATCATCGAGCTGTGCGGACGGTTGCCGCTGGCGCTGGCGATCCTGGCCGCTCGCCTCACCGCGCGTCCCACACTGTCACTGGAATCCGTTCTCGCCGACCTCCGGGACGGCGCGCACCGCTTGGAGGCGTTTCCGCACGGCGCGGGCGCGCACGATCCACGTACGGCCTTCTCCTGGTCATACCGACAGCTCAGTCCCGGCGCCGCGCGACTCTTCCGACTGCTGGCCGTCGCACTGAGCCCCGGGATCACGGCCCAGGCATGCATCAGCCTGTCAGGCCAGGATTCGGCCACGACGCACGCCGAACTCGAGGAGCTGACCGAGGCGGCGTTGGTGACCGAGCACGACGACGGACGCTTCACGTCGCACGTGCTGGTCAAGGCGTACGCGCAGGAGTGCCTGCACGATGTCGAGCCGCCGGAGGAACGCCGGGACGCGGTCAGCCGCCTGCTCCAGTACTACCTGCACAGCAGTTTCAACGCCCAGGTGCTGCTGGCGCCACACCGAATTCCCATCGAGCCGTCGCCGGCGCTGCCCGGTGTCGTGCCCGAACAGCCGGCGACGTACGAGGAGGCCCTCGCCTGGTTCGCCGCGCAGCGCGAGGTACTCAAGGAGGCTGTCCGGCTCGCGGAGACCCTCGGGTACGGCATCGTGCCGTGGCAACTCGCCATCACGATGCAGCAGTACCTGCAGTGGGCCGGGTACTTCCAGGACTGGGAGGACGTCATGCGCTCGGCCCTGCACGCAGCACAGGAGAGCGGCGACGAGGTCGGCGAAGCGCACACCCTGCGCAGCCTGGCCGGCGCCCGGTGGTCGTTCGGGGCCAACCAGGACGCGCTCGACCTGCTGGCGGCAGCCCTGCGGATCTTCGAGCAGAGGGCCATGCCTCTGGAGCAGGCCATGGCACACGCCAACCTGCAGTGGGTGTACGAGGCGCTGGGCCGGCACGAGCAGGCGCTGGTACACGGCGAGAAGGCAGTGGCCCGCTACCGCGAGATCGGCTATCGCCGTCCCGTGACCCTGAGCCTCTTGTCGATGGGTAGGTCGCTTGCCCGTCTCGGGCGGCTCGAGGAGTCGGCCCATATGCTCGAGCGGGCGCTCGAACTCCACGAGCAGATCCGGAGCGAACTCAAGGCCGGCTGGGACGCGACGTTGACCGCGGTGGAGGGTGAGACGCGCATGGCCATCGCCTCTAACCTCGCGCAGACGGGCCGCGTCCGGGAGGCGGTGGAGCAGCTCGAGCTGTCGGCCAACACCTCACGACTTGTGCGTCACCGAGCGAACGAGTTCGAGGCACTGCACCAGCTCGCCGAACTGTTGATGTCCGTCGGTGACATCGCGGAGGCAGTTGAGGTGTTCACGCGAGCCGGACTCGTGCTCGACAGCTTCCCGGACGGCGGGCCGGAGCGACTGCGGGATCGGTTTGCCCAGCTGGCACAGAAGATGCCGGCCGACCAGGAAGGGAACGGCGATGCGCAGCACCGCTGA
- a CDS encoding GNAT family N-acetyltransferase, with amino-acid sequence MTKYSIHDLEPQLAANRRYWCGWAGARPDTDLPTYRTDIPHPLLNGVLRVRGRQLDDAIAEVKRHLTGSRWGWWVGADSDEGTAEGLLERGAEQIGDMPIMAVDVTTVAEAAAPADLKIRTVVGPVGMREYVAAYAGPLGISGDLGIVVDRELGFAYPDVLRLAGTVDGRTVGTCTLSLGTDVGALYCIATDPAFRRRGIATALTCEALRITRESGRRIATLQASAEGEPVYRQIGFDTVARYRLYQLPE; translated from the coding sequence ATGACCAAGTACTCCATCCATGACCTGGAGCCGCAACTCGCCGCCAACCGCCGCTACTGGTGCGGCTGGGCCGGCGCGCGTCCCGACACCGACCTGCCGACCTACCGCACCGACATCCCCCACCCGCTGCTCAACGGGGTCCTTCGCGTTCGCGGTCGGCAGCTAGACGACGCGATCGCGGAGGTGAAGAGGCACCTCACCGGCTCGCGGTGGGGCTGGTGGGTGGGCGCGGACAGCGACGAGGGCACCGCCGAAGGCCTGCTCGAGCGCGGCGCGGAGCAGATCGGTGATATGCCGATCATGGCGGTGGACGTGACCACCGTGGCCGAGGCCGCAGCGCCCGCCGATCTGAAGATCCGGACCGTCGTCGGCCCGGTCGGGATGCGGGAGTACGTGGCTGCCTACGCTGGACCGCTCGGCATCTCCGGTGACCTTGGGATCGTCGTCGACCGGGAACTCGGCTTCGCCTACCCCGATGTGTTACGGCTCGCGGGCACCGTTGACGGCCGTACCGTCGGCACGTGCACCCTGTCGCTCGGCACCGACGTCGGGGCCCTGTACTGCATCGCCACCGACCCTGCCTTCCGGCGGCGCGGAATCGCGACCGCCCTCACCTGCGAGGCGTTGCGCATCACTCGCGAGTCGGGGCGGCGGATTGCCACGCTGCAGGCGAGCGCCGAGGGCGAGCCGGTGTACCGGCAGATCGGCTTCGACACCGTCGCCCGCTATCGCCTCTACCAGCTCCCGGAGTGA
- a CDS encoding RNA polymerase sigma factor has protein sequence MLLPTSGPVSAGDAEQVVRAAQQGDPRSFTLLFELHYAGMLAVAHQILGARPDAEDACQDAAITAFCRIGELRDPSALRPWLHAIVRNNCRKFLRSRRPVPVGVAGENLVASGLDDPVARIERSAMRDWIWHGLQQLSPAAQTVALLRYFTENNSYEQIADLCGVPVGTVRSRLSEARRQLADVLPRIRDERHDETAALQAERREEATTVLSAVADGAPMNKVAARWAEDMTFCWPSGNRTTGREPVFAAMRRDYDSGVAHRITGVVAGAGITIWENAFINPPEDPFHCPPGGTWLLREKKGLVCEVRLLHTPRPTRPEITPWRIELLAAEPGPGRYDQVLHP, from the coding sequence ATGCTCCTACCAACATCGGGACCCGTGTCGGCCGGCGACGCGGAGCAGGTGGTCCGGGCCGCCCAGCAGGGCGATCCGCGAAGCTTCACGCTGCTGTTCGAGCTTCACTACGCCGGCATGCTCGCGGTGGCACACCAGATTCTGGGCGCCAGGCCCGACGCCGAGGATGCCTGCCAGGATGCGGCGATCACGGCGTTCTGCCGGATCGGCGAGCTGCGCGACCCCTCGGCGTTGCGGCCCTGGCTGCACGCCATCGTGCGCAACAACTGCCGGAAGTTCCTTCGCTCACGTAGGCCCGTCCCGGTCGGCGTGGCCGGCGAGAACCTCGTCGCCTCGGGGCTGGACGACCCGGTCGCCCGCATCGAACGCAGCGCAATGCGGGACTGGATCTGGCACGGACTGCAACAGTTGTCGCCAGCCGCGCAGACGGTGGCGTTGCTGCGCTACTTCACCGAGAACAACTCGTACGAGCAGATCGCGGATCTGTGCGGGGTCCCGGTCGGCACCGTTCGCAGCCGCCTGAGCGAAGCGCGCCGTCAGTTGGCCGACGTCCTGCCCCGCATACGCGACGAGCGGCACGACGAGACGGCGGCCCTGCAGGCCGAACGACGCGAGGAGGCGACGACGGTGCTGTCCGCGGTGGCCGACGGTGCGCCGATGAACAAGGTGGCCGCGCGCTGGGCCGAGGACATGACCTTCTGCTGGCCAAGTGGCAACCGGACGACGGGCCGCGAACCGGTCTTCGCGGCCATGCGACGGGACTATGACTCCGGTGTCGCTCACCGGATCACCGGAGTGGTGGCTGGTGCGGGCATCACAATCTGGGAGAACGCCTTCATCAACCCGCCGGAGGATCCGTTCCACTGCCCGCCCGGCGGGACCTGGCTGCTCCGCGAGAAGAAGGGCCTGGTGTGTGAGGTACGCCTCCTGCACACCCCGCGACCGACCCGCCCGGAGATCACCCCCTGGCGAATCGAACTTCTGGCCGCCGAACCAGGTCCTGGAAGGTATGACCAAGTACTCCATCCATGA
- a CDS encoding alpha/beta hydrolase → MDNRVLLGALSVGQTLPDDPRNGLARTGRGRLTRLALVLTALVALVVVGVVTVYVWPLRSDGLQRATPETLSFESASARAARAVIAEAADTEVLPECRSQFLSHQRVSAKAVLLLHGDTDCPRQYRSLAKLFFDRGYNVWVPRAPGRGVADRSAHAKLNADELVSSANDALNVAAGLGDTVGVVGISGGGVLATWLVGHRPDVVHRALLLSPLYKPNPARVPDLVVKPFAVLFGFGFVPDRVDGEGLSSAAMSQYLRIVGNFTIDPKSPHLRELAIVTSANDDFIDLRAAADIPRAIADLNDTSFTAHEWPRESGIGHDVLDPEGLRGRADEINQYYLDLYEGNEWA, encoded by the coding sequence GTGGACAACCGGGTTCTGCTGGGCGCCCTGAGCGTAGGCCAGACCCTGCCCGACGATCCCCGGAACGGTCTCGCCCGTACAGGTCGCGGCCGCCTCACCCGGCTGGCCCTCGTGCTGACGGCCCTCGTCGCCCTCGTCGTGGTGGGCGTCGTCACGGTGTACGTGTGGCCCCTGCGCAGCGATGGGCTTCAGCGCGCAACGCCGGAGACCCTGAGCTTCGAGTCGGCGAGCGCGCGGGCCGCGCGGGCCGTCATCGCGGAGGCGGCCGACACCGAGGTGCTTCCGGAGTGCCGGAGTCAATTCCTCTCCCACCAGCGTGTGAGCGCGAAGGCCGTTCTCCTGCTTCACGGCGACACCGACTGCCCCCGGCAGTACCGCAGCCTGGCGAAGCTGTTCTTCGACCGGGGATACAACGTGTGGGTGCCGCGCGCGCCAGGACGCGGTGTCGCCGACAGGTCGGCCCACGCGAAGCTCAACGCTGACGAGCTGGTCAGCTCGGCGAACGACGCGTTAAACGTGGCGGCCGGCCTGGGCGACACGGTCGGCGTCGTGGGCATCTCCGGTGGAGGCGTGTTGGCCACCTGGCTGGTCGGCCACCGTCCCGACGTCGTGCATCGTGCACTTCTCCTGTCACCCCTCTACAAACCCAACCCCGCCCGGGTGCCTGACCTCGTCGTCAAGCCATTCGCTGTCCTCTTCGGATTCGGTTTCGTCCCGGACCGGGTCGACGGCGAGGGTTTGTCGTCCGCGGCGATGTCGCAATACCTGCGCATCGTCGGTAACTTCACGATCGATCCGAAAAGCCCGCACCTGCGCGAGTTGGCGATCGTCACCTCGGCGAACGACGACTTCATCGATCTTCGGGCGGCGGCTGACATCCCGAGAGCCATCGCTGATCTGAACGACACCTCCTTCACAGCGCACGAGTGGCCACGCGAGTCCGGAATCGGGCACGACGTCCTCGACCCTGAAGGACTACGGGGTCGGGCCGACGAGATCAATCAGTATTATCTCGATCTCTACGAGGGGAACGAGTGGGCCTGA
- a CDS encoding SigE family RNA polymerase sigma factor, with the protein MRVDPSFDTFVEQKSAALLRLAYLLTGDRGHAEDLLQTALLRTMRRWSKACHAPESYVRHVMINLSRDRIRALLRRPRETALPEDTNAFRSDDPGLAGIGDRRMVTDAIRKLPVRQRQVIVLRYFEDLSVEQTAELLDCSSGTVKSYTSRALSRLRELLGDFHETNGRRAFQ; encoded by the coding sequence GTGAGAGTTGATCCGAGCTTCGACACATTCGTCGAGCAGAAGTCAGCAGCGCTTCTGCGCCTCGCGTACCTCCTGACCGGGGACCGTGGCCATGCCGAGGACCTGCTGCAGACAGCCCTGCTCCGTACGATGCGCCGCTGGTCGAAGGCCTGCCACGCACCCGAGTCGTACGTCCGGCACGTCATGATCAATCTGTCACGTGACCGGATCAGAGCCTTGTTGAGGCGGCCCCGCGAGACCGCACTGCCGGAGGACACCAATGCCTTCCGCTCCGACGACCCCGGATTGGCCGGGATCGGGGACCGGCGGATGGTCACCGATGCGATCAGGAAACTGCCGGTTCGGCAACGGCAGGTGATCGTGCTCCGCTATTTCGAGGATCTGTCCGTCGAGCAGACAGCCGAATTGCTCGACTGCTCGAGCGGAACGGTCAAGTCGTACACCTCCCGCGCATTGTCGCGGCTGCGCGAACTACTCGGCGACTTCCACGAAACCAACGGCAGGAGGGCTTTCCAATGA
- a CDS encoding peptidase inhibitor family I36 protein, with translation MRTAKRVAVTVAAFAVSLSGMTVIATSAQASASDCPANRVCLWENQNQDGAGGIFIVQDKAPNGRYCDLDLNDNTFSNGHRVSDATSSVYNKTGYNIFLFQNPAPYRFATKAEIFYVAPYRKVDSLNNVTVTHGNYYPGNNAWTYPNVNFSDKTSAVCDM, from the coding sequence GTGCGAACCGCGAAGCGAGTCGCCGTCACCGTTGCGGCATTTGCAGTGTCGCTGTCGGGTATGACGGTGATCGCAACGAGCGCCCAAGCTTCAGCCAGCGACTGCCCTGCCAACCGTGTGTGCCTCTGGGAAAACCAGAACCAGGACGGCGCGGGCGGAATCTTCATTGTGCAGGACAAGGCGCCAAATGGACGTTACTGCGACCTGGACCTCAATGACAACACGTTCAGCAACGGCCACCGCGTCTCCGACGCCACGTCCTCTGTCTACAACAAGACGGGATACAACATCTTCCTGTTCCAAAACCCGGCTCCTTACCGCTTTGCAACCAAAGCAGAAATTTTCTACGTGGCACCGTACAGAAAGGTCGACAGCCTGAACAACGTGACGGTCACGCACGGAAACTACTACCCTGGCAACAATGCTTGGACCTACCCGAACGTTAACTTCAGCGACAAGACCTCTGCCGTTTGCGACATGTAG
- a CDS encoding hemerythrin domain-containing protein, translating into MADSRDMYLVHSAFRREFPAAAALARTVAANDSATASRVAEHVLLLTGLLNLHHAGEDEKVWPKLLQRGPNEIAPLVETMERQHEGLHEALVEVERLATVWRWRATSADRDAVASAVDAMIPPMLEHLVTEETHLLALIDKYLTDKEWAEVGAAAMASMPKSLLPMAFGMVLRDGTPEYVAGLKAVVPGPAWFVLSRIGPGAYTRYARRLGLDKVPNAA; encoded by the coding sequence ATGGCAGACAGTCGTGACATGTACCTCGTCCACAGCGCCTTCCGGCGCGAGTTTCCCGCTGCTGCGGCACTCGCCCGGACCGTGGCCGCGAACGACAGCGCCACCGCCTCCCGGGTCGCCGAGCACGTGCTCCTGCTCACCGGTTTGTTGAACCTGCATCACGCCGGGGAGGACGAGAAGGTATGGCCGAAACTGCTGCAACGCGGCCCGAACGAGATCGCGCCGTTGGTCGAGACCATGGAACGTCAGCACGAGGGCCTGCATGAGGCACTGGTCGAGGTGGAGAGGCTGGCCACCGTGTGGCGCTGGAGGGCGACGTCGGCTGACCGTGACGCGGTGGCCTCGGCCGTCGACGCCATGATTCCGCCGATGCTGGAGCACCTGGTCACCGAGGAGACGCACCTGCTGGCGTTGATCGACAAATACCTGACCGACAAGGAGTGGGCCGAGGTGGGCGCGGCCGCGATGGCCTCGATGCCGAAGAGCCTGTTGCCCATGGCCTTCGGGATGGTGCTGCGCGACGGCACGCCCGAGTACGTCGCAGGTCTCAAGGCGGTAGTCCCGGGTCCGGCCTGGTTCGTGCTCTCCCGGATCGGGCCGGGTGCGTACACCCGATACGCCCGTCGTCTGGGCCTGGACAAGGTGCCTAACGCCGCCTGA
- a CDS encoding GNAT family N-acetyltransferase → MQQGILVESQHDNVDVVTAAGLRLRLRRATLTDLEAANHLHRWECSAESRRARYHASRDRIRHAEWRHLIDPDRGYTFLIACPQRPGLIGLAHLLWQDCGPPEIALLIADAWQGRGVGTAVARHVAGLAAAHGHPVQQARIMSGNFRAIRLASRFRAIIDDAA, encoded by the coding sequence GTGCAGCAGGGGATCCTCGTTGAGAGTCAGCACGACAACGTGGACGTGGTGACAGCTGCCGGGCTACGACTACGCCTTCGCCGAGCCACACTTACCGATCTCGAGGCGGCCAACCACCTGCACCGCTGGGAATGCTCCGCCGAGAGCCGCAGGGCCCGCTACCACGCGTCGCGAGACCGGATCCGCCACGCCGAGTGGCGACATCTGATCGACCCTGATCGCGGCTACACGTTTCTCATCGCCTGTCCGCAGCGGCCAGGGCTGATCGGTCTTGCCCACCTGTTGTGGCAGGACTGCGGACCGCCAGAGATCGCCCTGTTGATCGCTGACGCATGGCAGGGCCGTGGAGTCGGCACCGCGGTGGCCCGGCACGTGGCCGGTCTCGCCGCCGCGCATGGCCACCCCGTTCAACAAGCCCGGATCATGTCGGGAAACTTTCGGGCCATCCGCCTGGCGAGTCGCTTTCGCGCCATCATCGATGACGCGGCCTGA